Below is a genomic region from Methanolobus sediminis.
TTTTTGCGCTATTTTGTTTATTGCTGTTAATGTTTTGTTTCTTTGCAGCGATGGTTATTTATATATTAGTATTCTTTAGACAATCTCTCAGTATTATCCGAGTATTACTCATTGTCAAATACTCTCTTAGGAGGAATCCCTATTACTGCAATTGCTTTGTTAAGTAGCGGTCTTGATTCAGTGACTTCCGTTGCGGCAGTCCTCGAAAAGACTGATGTAAAAATGGCCCTTATATTCAATTACGGGCAGCGTGCTGTTAAGCGTGAGATACAGAATTCCATAAAAGTATGCGAACACTTTGGATTAGATTATCGTGTTCTCGATATTACCTGGATGCAGGAGATTACCAATACATCACTTGTGAACACGAATACTGACGTTCCAAAGCTCAGTATGGATGAGATATCCGAAGATGCTGACCCTTCTATAACAGTTGAATCTGCCAAAGCTGTCTGGGTTCCAAACAGGAACGGTATTCTCATAAACATCGCTGCAGCATATGCTGAAAGTATGGACTGTGAGTATGTTATTGTAGGTTTCAACAAAGAGGAAGCTGTCACATTCCCTGATAATTCCCCGGAATTTATCACTGCAATTGATGATTCACTTTCATATTCAACACAGAATGGTGTTAAAGTGCTTGCGCCGCTCATTGGAATGAACAAGAAAGAGATAGTTGCAAGGGCTATTGAGCTGAAAGCTCCGCTTGAATATAGCTGGAGCTGCTACCATGGTGCTGATGCTCCATGTGGTGAATGTGAAAGTTGCACCAGAAGAAGAAGAGCTTTTGAAGCTGCAGGTGCCAAAGACCCTCTGCTTGTAAGGCTTGGTAAACAATAGTTTTTATTCCGTGGTGTTACGAATGGAATGCTTAATTCTTGATGAAAAAACGGACTATGATGGAAGCCAGATTTCATCTCTCTGGGCTTACAATCTTGCAGACATCCAGGAAGATTCTATCATAGCTTTCAGAGGGGGATGTGACGTAAAGATCGAGCACATGA
It encodes:
- the queC gene encoding 7-cyano-7-deazaguanine synthase QueC, with product MTAIALLSSGLDSVTSVAAVLEKTDVKMALIFNYGQRAVKREIQNSIKVCEHFGLDYRVLDITWMQEITNTSLVNTNTDVPKLSMDEISEDADPSITVESAKAVWVPNRNGILINIAAAYAESMDCEYVIVGFNKEEAVTFPDNSPEFITAIDDSLSYSTQNGVKVLAPLIGMNKKEIVARAIELKAPLEYSWSCYHGADAPCGECESCTRRRRAFEAAGAKDPLLVRLGKQ